The following coding sequences lie in one Brevibacterium marinum genomic window:
- a CDS encoding CynX/NimT family MFS transporter: MKSAWTSVLVVIEIVVAAFNLRPGVTGLSPLLDAMGEEIHLSAVFLAFIGMLPPLLYGLSGFITPRLYNRFSGLTITLAAMVMITVGLGVRAVIDSPTIFLVLSVLALLGMGIGNVVVPPVVKSYFPNRVALMSTVHVGLLQLGTFIPPLVAVPLAARFEWRGSLLVWAASAAAAIAVWVVIAVLRPAPRAQVSATVVGGSELLRLVKTRRAWALMTMTGLTSFNNFILFTWLPTLLTRSGFDAAFAGAMLALVTAIPLVLGFVLPLLAQKLRTASPIVVAFCLCLAVGYLGLWLIPQAAPVLWTVLLGIGISTFPLALTLITLRSRSAEASAALSGFVQGGGYLMAATGPLIFAFLIQSFDVMWPAFAVVLASTAVKLAVSFSACRPGSI, translated from the coding sequence ATGAAATCTGCGTGGACATCCGTTCTGGTCGTCATCGAGATCGTTGTCGCCGCATTCAACCTTCGCCCGGGCGTGACCGGACTCTCACCTCTGCTGGACGCGATGGGCGAGGAGATCCACCTCAGCGCGGTCTTCCTCGCATTCATCGGAATGCTGCCACCGCTGCTGTACGGACTCAGCGGATTCATCACTCCGCGTCTGTACAACCGCTTCTCTGGTTTGACCATCACCCTGGCGGCGATGGTCATGATCACCGTGGGTCTGGGTGTGCGAGCGGTCATCGACTCCCCGACGATCTTCCTCGTCCTCAGCGTCCTCGCGCTGCTGGGCATGGGCATCGGAAACGTGGTCGTACCGCCCGTCGTGAAGTCCTACTTCCCCAATCGTGTCGCACTGATGTCGACGGTGCACGTGGGCCTGCTGCAGCTGGGCACGTTCATTCCGCCGCTCGTGGCGGTTCCGCTGGCCGCGCGATTCGAGTGGCGAGGGTCTCTGCTCGTGTGGGCCGCCTCAGCCGCTGCGGCGATCGCCGTATGGGTTGTGATCGCGGTGCTCAGGCCTGCCCCCAGAGCACAGGTGTCCGCCACCGTCGTCGGCGGCAGCGAACTCCTGCGGCTGGTGAAGACACGGCGTGCCTGGGCGCTGATGACGATGACCGGACTGACCTCCTTCAACAACTTCATCCTCTTCACCTGGCTGCCGACCCTGCTGACGCGTTCGGGCTTCGATGCGGCTTTCGCCGGAGCGATGCTCGCACTCGTGACCGCGATTCCACTGGTGCTCGGCTTCGTCCTGCCGCTGCTGGCGCAGAAGCTGCGCACCGCCTCGCCGATCGTCGTGGCATTCTGCCTGTGCCTGGCCGTCGGATACCTCGGGCTGTGGCTCATACCCCAAGCCGCGCCCGTGCTGTGGACGGTTCTGTTGGGCATCGGAATCTCCACATTCCCGCTGGCTCTGACTCTGATCACCCTGCGCTCACGCAGCGCCGAGGCCTCCGCAGCTCTCTCCGGCTTCGTCCAGGGAGGCGGCTATCTGATGGCCGCAACCGGGCCCCTGATCTTCGCATTCCTGATCCAGAGCTTCGATGTGATGTGGCCCGCGTTCGCGGTGGTGCTGGCCTCCACCGCGGTCAAACTCGCCGTCAGCTTCTCCGCCTGTCGGCCCGGCTCCATCTGA